In Juglans microcarpa x Juglans regia isolate MS1-56 chromosome 7D, Jm3101_v1.0, whole genome shotgun sequence, the following are encoded in one genomic region:
- the LOC121240097 gene encoding uncharacterized protein LOC121240097 yields the protein MGKKVKWSWSSAVVGAASAVAATALLSAKPKDPTFHLVSINLTTFKLNLPVLDAELVLTVHVTNPNIVPIHYSSTTMSIFYDGSLLGSAQVEAGSQSPQSCQLLRLPARLDGLQLAHHAARFVADLARREMLLDAAVDIGGSAKVLWWDHKFKVHVESRVTIDPVSFDVIDQENMSELELLHA from the coding sequence ATGGGCAAAAAGGTAAAATGGAGCTGGAGCTCGGCTGTGGTCGGAGCGGCGTCGGCGGTAGCAGCGACGGCTCTTCTGTCGGCGAAGCCCAAGGATCCAACATTCCATTTGGTATCGATTAACCTCACCACCTTCAAGCTCAACCTCCCCGTCCTCGACGCCGAGCTCGTCCTCACCGTCCACGTCACCAACCCCAACATCGTCCCCATCCACTACTCCTCCACTACCATGTCCATCTTCTACGACGGCTCCTTGCTCGGCTCCGCCCAGGTCGAAGCCGGCTCCCAGTCGCCCCAATCCTGCCAGCTGCTCCGCCTCCCGGCCCGCCTCGACGGACTTCAGCTAGCTCACCACGCCGCTCGCTTCGTCGCTGACTTGGCCAGACGCGAGATGCTGCTCGATGCGGCGGTGGATATCGGTGGTTCGGCGAAGGTGCTATGGTGGGACCACAAGTTCAAGGTCCACGTGGAGAGCCGCGTCACCATTGATCCGGTTTCTTTTGATGTGATTGATCAGGAGAACATGTCTGAGCTGGAGCTTCTCCATGCTTGA
- the LOC121238844 gene encoding rho GTPase-activating protein 1 gives MTDVLNLNHSPSHFSDSSSSPTRVSSPTSSLSCVPPQNEDIDHSDCDSPSSSVAEDSDFTATGCEAEEERDKRRRDQLSLLALLLAIFRKSLIACKNTDRRELCAMEIGWPTEVRHVAHVTFDRFNGFLGLPVEFEPEVPRRSPSASTTVFGVSTESMQLSFDSRGNSVPSILLLMQKNLYALGGLEAEGVFRITAENSQEEFARDQLNRGVVPEGIDVHCLAGLIKAWFRELPTGVLDSLSPEQVMQCQTEEDSAELVRLLPPTEAALLDWTINLMADVVQEEHLNKMDARNIAMVFAPNMTKMADPLTALMYAVQVMNFLKTLILKTLRERKDSMVEPYSASPLDPSDENGNWGASQTCLEDISLENDEIEQAFIAEEPASEISLNSNKNNNTIDRAAESLLTSSEKLNSDGNGFFETPAQVDPSITKTEGGEINGAIAVVQDNAGKVKTGQSSNSIFGKGPRKKCGLQPVVPGTTSVEKTRGISNLSRIDSRIERFEAWR, from the exons ATGACTGATGTCCTCAACCTCAACCATTCCCCATCCCATTTctctgattcttcttcttctcctacaAGAGTCTCTTCCCCTACTTCTTCCTTATCCTGCGTACCCCCTCAAAATGAAGACATCGATCACTCTGACTGTGACTCACCCTCTTCCTCTGTAGCTGAGGACAGCGATTTTACAGCAACTGGCTGTGAGGCAGAGGAGGAACGTGACAAACGGAGAAGGGATCAGTTGTCTTTGTTGGCATTgctgttggccattttcaggaAATCTTTGATTGCTTGTAAGAATACTGACAGGAGGGAGCTCTGTGCCATGGAGATCGGGTGGCCCACTGAGGTGCGCCATGTCGCGCATGTTACCTTTGATAGGTTTAATGGGTTCTTGGGATTGCCTGTGGAATTTGAACCTGAGGTGCCCAGGAGGTCTCCCAGTGCCAG TACTACCGTCTTCGGAGTTTCCACGGAATCCATGCAGTTGTCATTTGATTCTAGAGGGAATAGCGTGCCGTCCATTCTCTTGCTAATGCAAAAAAACTTGTATGCACTAGGTGGCCTGGAG GCGGAAGGCGTTTTCAGAATCACTGCAGAAAATAGTCAAGAGGAGTTTGCCAGGGATCAACTGAATAGAGGAGTGGTACCAGAAGGCATTGATGTACACTGTTTGGCGGGACTTATCAAG GCTTGGTTTCGGGAACTCCCAACTGGGGTTTTGGATTCCCTATCACCCGAGCAGGTCATGCAATGCCAGACAGAAGAGGATTCTGCTGAACTTGTGAGGCTTCTACCCCCAACTGAAGCTGCTTTACTGGATTGGACCATCAACTTGATGGCTGATGTTGTGCAAGAGGAACATCTGAACAAGATGGATGCACGCAACATTGCTATGGTTTTTGCACCAAACATGACTAAG ATGGCAGATCCTTTGACTGCCTTGATGTATGCAGTCCAAGTGATGAACTTCCTCAAGACCCTGATCTTAAAAACattaagagaaagaaaagattcTATGGTGGAGCCTTATTCTGCTAGCCCTTTAGATCCTTCTGATGAGAATGGAAACTGGGGCGCTTCACAAACCTGCCTGGAAGATATTAGCTTAGAGAATGATGAGATAGAGCAAGCATTCATTGCTGAAGAACCTGCTTCTGAAATTTCCCTCAACTctaataaaaacaataacacGATTGACAGAGCAGCTGAAAGTTTATTGACTTCTTCTGAGAAACTAAACTCTGATGGAAATGGCTTTTTTGAGACTCCAGCTCAAGTTGACCCTTCCATTACGAAAACCGAAGGTGGTGAAATCAATGGTGCAATCGCTGTAGTTCAAGATAATGCAGGAAAGGTAAAGACTGGTCAATCAAGTAATTCAATTTTTGGAAAGGGGCCAAGGAAAAAATGTGGTCTGCAACCTGTAGTTCCTGGAACCACGTCTGTTGAGAAGACCAGGGGAATTAGCAATCTGAGTCGCATAGACTCAAGGATAGAGCGGTTCGAAGCCTGGAGGTGA
- the LOC121238845 gene encoding histone H3.v1, giving the protein MAACGSLQHIFENPLPENPTLLESLSSWNQIKPVKPIEQPSFTEIFGELHFKENSDSSPSCLPTPLLSPSSSSSLVGLTLGRTGAGKLNTSDGSAERDENKNLSRDSFSDSSSTKYSSHHKSNDNFSSMNSDSLQLCTEGLGFESSDDVEELRSEMSEDNRQQPEEKISITKHQFASENQGGDFRRSKTRGGAFPPPISSISKSGKPWVCFKSFRQDGRFVLKEMRIPTHEFLHACREDGRLKLQFVQRKDEILEEEEEEEEDEDDDDDDEEEEEEEEEEEEEEEEEEEEDEDEEGQEEAGLEEDEELDDIGENDKDGKEDDNGVRNGEEGKKG; this is encoded by the coding sequence ATGGCTGCATGTGGAAGTCTCCAACACATCTTTGAAAACCCATTGCCAGAAAACCCAACACTGCTTGAATCACTCTCTTCTTGGAACCAGATTAAACCTGTTAAACCTATTGAACAGCCATCGTTCACAGAGATCTTTGGTGAACTTCATTTCAAAGAGAATTCTGATTCATCCCCATCATGCCTTCCCACTCCATTATTGTCACCATCTTCGTCTTCGTCTTTGGTAGGCTTAACTTTGGGAAGAACCGGGGCCGGAAAGCTCAATACCagtgatggttcagctgagagGGATGAAAACAAGAACCTGTCAAGGGACTCTTTCTCAGACTCCTCCTCGACCAAGTACTCCAGTCATCATAAAAGCAATGACAACTTCTCATCAATGAACTCTGACAGCCTGCAGCTGTGCACTGAGGGTCTTGGGTTTGAAAGCTCAGATGATGTTGAGGAGTTGAGGAGTGAGATGAGCGAGGATAATCGGCAACAACCAGAGGAGAAAATAAGTATAACAAAGCATCAGTTTGCATCAGAGAATCAAGGTGGTGATTTCAGGAGGTCGAAGACAAGGGGTGGGGCATTCCCTCCTCCAATTTCTTCAATCAGCAAGAGTGGGAAGCCTTGGGTTTGCTTCAAGTCTTTCAGGCAAGACGGCAGGTTTGTTCTCAAGGAGATGAGGATTCCCACCCATGAGTTCCTGCATGCATGTAGAGAAGATGGGCGCCTCAAGTTGCAGTTTGTTCAGCGGAAGGATGAGattcttgaagaagaagaagaagaagaagaggatgaggatgatgatgatgatgatgaagaagaagaagaagaagaagaagaagaagaagaagaagaagaggaagaggaagaagaggatgaggatgaaGAAGGTCAAGAAGAGGCGGGCTTGGAGGAGGATGAAGAACTAGATGACATTGGTGAAAACGACAAAGATGGCAAGGAAGACGATAATGGAGTAAGAAATGgagaagagggaaaaaaaggCTGA
- the LOC121238847 gene encoding N-carbamoylputrescine amidase-like produces MEKGRRVVVSALQFACTDDVSSNVATAERLVRAAHGKGANIILIQELFEGYYFCQAQREDFFQRAKPYKGHPTILRMRKLAKELGVVIPVSFFEEANNAHYNAVAIIDADGTDLGLYRKSHIPDSPGYQEKFYFNPGDTGFKVFQTKFAQIGIAICWDQWFPEAARAMVLQGAEILFYPTAIGSEPQDEELDSRDHWRRVMQGHAGANMVPIVASNRIGKEVIERQHGKSEITFYGNSFISGPTGEIVTAADDKEEAVLIAEFDLDKIKSKRHSWGIFRDRRPDLYKVLLTLDGNNPRL; encoded by the exons ATGGAAAAGGGGAGAAGAGTGGTGGTCTCAGCTCTGCAGTTCGCTTGCACCGATGACGTCTCCAGTAATGTCGCCACCGCCGAAAg ACTGGTTAGAGCTGCTCATGGAAAGGGTGCAAACATCATTCTAATACAG GAACTTTTTGAGGGGTACTACTTTTGTCAGGCACAAAGGGAGGACTTCTTTCAGCGAGCTAAGCCTTATAAGGGTCACCCAACAATCCTGAG GATGCGGAAACTTGCAAAAGAGTTGGGGGTGGTGATACCAGTTAGCTTCTTTGAAGAGGCTAACAATGCTCATTACAATGCAGTAGCCATAATTGATGCTGATGGTACAGATCTTGGACTTTATAGAAAGTCTCATATCCCAGATAGTCCAG GCTaccaagaaaaattctactttaaTCCTGGTGACACTGGCTTTAAG GTATTTCAGACTAAATTTGCACAGATTGGAATTG CCATCTGTTGGGATCAGTGGTTTCCAGAGGCAGCCAGAGCTATGGTTCTTCAGGGTGCAGAGATATTGTTTTATCCTACTGCTATTGGTTCTGAACCTCAAGATGAAGAGCTTGATTCTCGTGATCATTGGAGGCGAGTAATGCAAGGGCATGCAGGGGCAAATATG GTACCTATAGTAGCTTCAAATCGCATAGGAAAGGAGGTAATTGAGAGACAGCATGGAAAAAGTGAGATCACATTCTATGGGAATTCTTTCATATCAG GGCCTACTGGAGAAATTGTCACGGCTGCTGATGATAAAGAGGAAGCTGTTCTCATTGCAGAATTTGATCTGGATAAAATCAAGTCCAAGAGACATAGTTGGGGAATATTTCGTGATCGGCGTCCGGATTTATACAAGGTGCTTCTGACGTTAGATGGCAACAACCCTAGACTGTGA